The following proteins are encoded in a genomic region of Thermococcus henrietii:
- a CDS encoding CBS domain-containing protein, which translates to MDEEKPKLNIAKLSKMPIRLAMEEKFLRLSPDDRVEDLIKGLEHRTCAVVTDESGKLLGFISVDEIINLLLPPSDYVLVGLDALREAHFDWDRPVKEIMNTRPITLSPGDTLGYALSMMLETGVRQFPVVERKKVVGTFSAQSVIRLLRVFAR; encoded by the coding sequence TTGGACGAGGAAAAGCCGAAGCTGAACATAGCGAAGCTCTCCAAGATGCCGATAAGGCTCGCGATGGAGGAGAAGTTCCTCCGCCTGAGCCCGGACGACAGGGTCGAGGACCTAATCAAGGGGCTCGAGCACAGAACCTGCGCCGTCGTAACCGACGAATCTGGGAAACTGCTTGGCTTCATCTCCGTTGACGAGATAATAAACCTACTCCTTCCGCCGTCCGATTACGTTCTCGTTGGCCTCGACGCCCTCAGGGAGGCCCACTTCGACTGGGACAGGCCGGTAAAGGAGATAATGAACACCCGGCCGATAACGCTCTCCCCGGGCGATACGCTTGGCTACGCCCTAAGTATGATGCTCGAAACCGGCGTGAGGCAGTTCCCGGTGGTTGAGAGGAAGAAGGTCGTTGGAACCTTCTCGGCTCAGAGCGTCATACGCTTGCTCAGGGTCTTCGCGCGGTGA
- a CDS encoding inorganic phosphate transporter — MEGLAIAILAVAFYIAWNIGSNDSANAMGTAVGSGILSFRQATLTIAIFVVLGAYLKGYKVMKTVGEGIVPEGFLTMEMALIALLAAGIWVTIATVRGLPVSTTQSIVGGVIGVGLAMKAPVNWFTLGKIAAAWVISPILSGILAAILYKFYSKVISKIKSVSTIEALYKALAILGGSYMAFNFGTNEVANASGPIVGAGFMEPKTAGVLVAISLAIGSLTFSYAVMHTVGKKITALGPISAFAAQFGSAISVSLANFLGLPVSSSQSIVGGVVGVGLVVGQGVDRRVIRDILFGWVATPLTAIVISFVLVKLFSIAGML, encoded by the coding sequence CAGTGGCATTCTACATAGCGTGGAACATAGGCTCCAACGATTCAGCGAACGCCATGGGAACCGCGGTCGGCTCCGGGATACTGAGCTTTCGCCAGGCGACGCTCACGATAGCGATATTCGTGGTCCTCGGGGCTTACCTGAAGGGCTACAAGGTCATGAAGACCGTCGGAGAGGGTATAGTCCCGGAGGGCTTTCTCACGATGGAGATGGCATTGATAGCGCTTCTCGCCGCCGGAATCTGGGTCACGATAGCAACCGTGAGGGGCCTTCCAGTCTCCACGACCCAGTCGATAGTCGGTGGCGTTATAGGCGTCGGTCTCGCCATGAAGGCCCCGGTGAACTGGTTCACCCTCGGAAAGATAGCGGCCGCGTGGGTTATCTCGCCGATACTCTCGGGAATCCTCGCCGCGATACTCTACAAGTTCTACTCCAAGGTGATTTCGAAGATCAAGAGCGTCTCGACGATTGAAGCCCTCTACAAGGCCCTCGCGATTCTCGGTGGCTCGTACATGGCCTTCAACTTCGGAACCAACGAGGTCGCGAACGCCTCGGGCCCGATAGTCGGGGCGGGCTTCATGGAGCCCAAGACGGCGGGCGTTCTCGTCGCGATAAGCCTGGCCATCGGTTCCCTTACCTTCAGCTACGCGGTGATGCACACAGTTGGAAAGAAGATAACCGCCCTCGGCCCGATTTCAGCCTTCGCGGCCCAGTTCGGCTCGGCGATATCGGTCAGCCTCGCCAACTTCCTCGGACTGCCGGTCAGCTCAAGCCAGTCAATCGTCGGAGGCGTCGTCGGGGTCGGCCTCGTCGTCGGCCAGGGCGTTGACAGAAGGGTAATCAGGGACATACTCTTCGGCTGGGTCGCGACGCCTTTAACGGCCATCGTGATTTCCTTCGTTCTCGTCAAGCTCTTCAGCATCGCCGGGATGCTTTAG
- a CDS encoding 2-dehydropantoate 2-reductase → MRIYVLGAGSIGSLLGALLAKAGNDVLLIGREEQVKAVNENGLKVTGIEEFEVKVRASLHAPDEPPDLLLLTTKSYSTKTALECARNCIGPETWVLSVQNGLGNEELALKVTPNVIGGTTTNGAMLVDWGVVRWTGKGITVIGKYPTGKAEFVEEVARVFNEAGIETSVTENAIGWKWAKAIVNSVINGLGTVLEVKNGALRDIPELEGISIEIAREGCIVAQQLGIEFEIHPLELLWDTIERTRENYNSTLQDIMRGRRTEVDYIHGKIVEYAHSVGLEAPRNELLWALIKGKENLNRGSGKV, encoded by the coding sequence ATGAGGATTTACGTGCTCGGAGCTGGAAGCATAGGCTCCCTTCTCGGCGCGCTCCTGGCGAAGGCCGGAAACGACGTCCTTCTCATAGGACGAGAGGAGCAGGTTAAAGCCGTAAACGAGAACGGACTGAAGGTTACCGGAATAGAGGAGTTCGAGGTGAAGGTCAGGGCTTCCCTCCACGCGCCGGACGAGCCTCCGGACCTGCTCCTCCTGACAACGAAGTCCTACTCAACGAAGACCGCCTTAGAGTGCGCGAGGAACTGCATAGGGCCGGAGACGTGGGTTCTGAGCGTCCAGAACGGCCTCGGAAACGAGGAGCTGGCGCTGAAGGTTACACCCAACGTCATCGGGGGGACAACGACCAACGGCGCAATGCTCGTGGACTGGGGCGTCGTCAGGTGGACTGGGAAGGGAATAACCGTCATCGGGAAGTACCCAACGGGAAAGGCTGAGTTCGTCGAGGAAGTCGCGAGGGTCTTCAACGAGGCAGGAATAGAGACGAGCGTAACCGAGAACGCAATCGGCTGGAAGTGGGCGAAGGCGATAGTTAACTCCGTCATAAACGGGCTTGGAACGGTTCTGGAGGTTAAGAACGGGGCCTTGCGCGACATCCCAGAACTTGAGGGAATCTCGATAGAGATAGCGCGGGAGGGCTGTATAGTTGCACAGCAACTCGGCATCGAGTTCGAAATTCACCCCCTCGAACTGCTCTGGGACACGATAGAGAGAACGCGGGAGAACTACAACTCGACGCTCCAAGACATAATGCGGGGCAGGAGAACCGAGGTGGACTATATTCACGGCAAAATCGTTGAATATGCTCACTCCGTCGGCCTTGAGGCTCCGAGGAACGAACTCCTATGGGCACTCATCAAGGGGAAGGAAAACCTAAATAGGGGTAGCGGCAAAGTTTGA
- the hflX gene encoding GTPase HflX, with translation MRAVGVIRYSRRERLSREEFEELLRSAGYEVLAVLEQNREEHPRYNIGKGKLEELKELVRELKPDKVVFANRLTPSQAYSLWKELRVEVIDRWQLVLEIFEKRAHSKEAKLQVELASLQYEVPLVKEAIRRIKLGDRAGFKGMGEYQTQQYLKHIRYRMGKIRKELERVKAEREIRRKKREEVGFILVSLAGYTNAGKSTLLNALAGESVEARNQMFTTLDTTTRRFKLGSKRVLVTDTVGFIDGLPPFIVEAFHSTLEEIVKADIVLLVLDSSEPWREIARKFRASVNVLRELKALDKPLVVVLNKVDLIERGDAEEKARLLTELSENLGVSIEGVAKVSAKERQLDELYSLLERVLLKLPKYGAFEIVVEDPSRVPAVMAFLSSVGEVLSVEYGDVTRIRAYVQTGMLKELTRMGVKIERLKHPGDAEELDENEGNHDGR, from the coding sequence ATGAGGGCAGTAGGCGTCATAAGGTACTCGCGGAGGGAGAGGCTCAGCAGGGAGGAGTTCGAGGAGCTCTTGAGGAGCGCCGGTTACGAGGTTCTGGCTGTTCTTGAGCAGAACAGGGAGGAGCATCCGCGCTACAACATCGGAAAGGGGAAGCTGGAGGAGCTTAAGGAGCTCGTCAGGGAGCTCAAACCGGACAAGGTGGTTTTTGCGAACCGCTTAACGCCTTCTCAGGCCTACAGCCTCTGGAAAGAGCTTCGAGTTGAGGTTATCGACCGCTGGCAGCTTGTCCTTGAGATTTTCGAAAAGCGGGCCCACTCAAAGGAGGCCAAACTTCAGGTGGAACTCGCGAGTCTCCAGTACGAGGTTCCGCTCGTGAAGGAAGCGATAAGGCGAATCAAGCTCGGCGATAGAGCGGGCTTCAAGGGAATGGGCGAGTACCAGACCCAGCAGTACCTCAAGCACATCAGGTACAGAATGGGCAAGATAAGGAAGGAACTCGAGCGGGTCAAGGCCGAGAGGGAAATCAGGAGGAAGAAGCGCGAGGAGGTCGGCTTTATCCTCGTCTCCCTTGCCGGATACACGAACGCTGGAAAGTCAACGCTCCTTAACGCCTTAGCTGGAGAGAGCGTCGAGGCAAGGAACCAGATGTTCACGACCCTCGACACCACCACAAGGCGCTTCAAGCTCGGGAGCAAGAGGGTTCTCGTCACAGACACTGTCGGTTTCATAGATGGCCTTCCTCCCTTCATAGTTGAGGCCTTCCACTCGACGCTGGAGGAGATTGTCAAGGCCGACATAGTCCTCCTCGTCCTCGATTCGAGCGAGCCCTGGCGCGAGATAGCGAGGAAGTTCCGGGCGTCGGTAAACGTTCTCCGCGAGCTCAAGGCCCTCGACAAACCATTGGTCGTTGTCCTCAACAAGGTTGACCTGATTGAGAGAGGAGATGCCGAGGAGAAGGCGAGGCTTTTGACTGAGCTGAGCGAGAACCTCGGGGTCTCGATTGAGGGGGTGGCGAAAGTTTCGGCCAAGGAGAGGCAACTTGATGAGCTCTACTCTCTCCTCGAACGGGTCCTCCTCAAGCTCCCCAAGTACGGGGCCTTTGAGATAGTCGTTGAAGACCCCTCTAGGGTTCCGGCGGTGATGGCCTTCCTGAGCTCGGTTGGTGAGGTTCTGTCGGTTGAGTACGGCGACGTAACGAGGATTAGGGCCTACGTCCAGACAGGCATGCTGAAGGAGCTCACGAGAATGGGGGTAAAGATAGAGAGGCTAAAGCATCCCGGCGATGCTGAAGAGCTTGACGAGAACGAAGGAAATCACGATGGCCGTTAA
- a CDS encoding HEAT repeat domain-containing protein, whose amino-acid sequence MLGLALLAVLKGGDIIVDKEGLRKDLLAWHLKEVRALVEEYDKVFKVLLELLNDENPHVRANVVQVLIDMLSEGKLDGERKKLALDAVLGLVKDDDERVALKALEFINALLETGELTDEEYERVTEALKDVVKSGMPVLGEYAAEGLGKLGAKVAKIAYKIIRWLFSLIGSSKKREVQSAAITALTEMAMKTDDRKVLNEVFDGIADLLAHPDPYVVERALYSIERMLSRENEISTRNKLKAITRIKELKGDVKLGVKASQVLEKLEKSAVTSEEAMDETEAKKRLEISQYSIDDIERLLDAGKTEIVAEMAKLDPEVMDRVLGMLESDDYSRRMDALWIVARLTSHLTPSDAYRILPVLGDFLKSKNPWARETAAKVLADIYALYPGTSKFFSSLLDTLLKSGNERDIEGALELMARLTDRLPSREMLSGMLKLVLKLLEDERTRGITLRVIAREAQKLLDLDTEDLFALEDKLKELYGKDGGKYDQIIAGLIDVIDDILKMRRQGIVVNE is encoded by the coding sequence ATGCTGGGTTTAGCGCTTCTTGCCGTGCTAAAAGGTGGCGATATCATAGTTGACAAGGAAGGCCTTAGAAAAGATTTGCTCGCATGGCACCTCAAGGAGGTTCGGGCGCTGGTCGAGGAGTACGACAAGGTCTTCAAGGTTCTGCTCGAACTGTTGAACGACGAGAACCCCCACGTGCGTGCCAACGTGGTACAGGTGCTCATAGACATGCTCTCCGAGGGAAAGCTTGATGGTGAGAGGAAGAAGCTCGCGCTGGACGCGGTTCTTGGGCTCGTGAAGGACGACGATGAGCGGGTGGCGCTGAAGGCGCTGGAGTTCATAAACGCACTCCTCGAAACCGGCGAGCTCACCGACGAGGAGTACGAGAGGGTCACCGAGGCCCTGAAGGACGTGGTGAAGTCCGGAATGCCTGTCCTCGGTGAGTACGCGGCAGAGGGGCTTGGAAAGCTCGGCGCAAAGGTCGCGAAGATAGCGTACAAAATTATCCGCTGGCTGTTCTCTCTCATAGGGTCGAGCAAGAAGAGGGAGGTTCAGAGCGCGGCGATAACGGCCCTTACTGAAATGGCGATGAAGACCGACGATAGAAAGGTCCTGAACGAAGTTTTCGACGGGATAGCCGATTTACTTGCCCACCCCGACCCATACGTCGTTGAGAGGGCGCTGTACTCCATCGAGAGGATGCTCTCCCGCGAAAACGAGATAAGCACGAGGAACAAGCTGAAGGCAATAACTCGGATAAAGGAGCTTAAAGGAGATGTCAAGCTCGGCGTCAAGGCGTCCCAGGTCCTTGAGAAGCTCGAAAAAAGCGCGGTAACGAGTGAGGAAGCAATGGACGAGACCGAAGCCAAGAAGAGGCTCGAAATAAGCCAGTACAGCATAGACGACATCGAGAGGCTCTTAGACGCCGGAAAAACCGAGATAGTGGCGGAGATGGCAAAGCTCGACCCAGAGGTCATGGACAGGGTTCTCGGCATGCTGGAGAGCGACGACTACAGCAGGAGAATGGACGCGCTCTGGATTGTGGCAAGGCTGACGAGCCATCTGACACCGAGCGACGCCTACAGGATTCTTCCGGTTCTCGGGGACTTCCTGAAGAGCAAGAACCCCTGGGCAAGGGAAACGGCGGCAAAAGTCCTAGCGGACATCTACGCCCTCTACCCTGGAACGTCCAAGTTCTTCAGCAGTTTACTAGACACACTCCTCAAGTCTGGTAATGAGAGGGACATCGAGGGAGCCCTCGAGCTCATGGCAAGGCTAACGGACAGGCTTCCTTCAAGGGAGATGCTCTCGGGTATGCTCAAGCTCGTTCTAAAACTGCTTGAGGATGAGAGAACGAGGGGAATAACCCTCCGCGTGATTGCGAGGGAAGCTCAAAAGCTCCTCGACCTCGACACGGAGGACCTCTTCGCGCTGGAGGACAAGCTGAAGGAGCTCTACGGAAAGGACGGGGGCAAGTACGACCAGATAATAGCCGGGCTGATAGACGTTATAGACGACATCCTAAAGATGCGCAGGCAGGGAATCGTGGTAAACGAGTAG
- a CDS encoding cation:proton antiporter: MIELILYLALMLLTAETFGWLFSRIGQPVVLGQIVGGILLGLAFPPTEEVKDISMIGVLMLLFLAGLESSVEELKSAGKSGFSVAFVGVVVAFAMGFGIAYPFKGFDQALLYGALTTPTSVSLTVRVLMEMDRLKSREGTTILTAAIVDDILGIIVLTVVISSLVSGGVSVVSLVEILAKVGIFIALMVFAMPRVLDYALRKVVRIGFADSTVTLSMAALFAFAYLAEHMNLASILGAYLLGLALSETEFRKPIFEHSRIIAHSVFVPLFFVDVGMNIPVKDLKSAGLFAILFSLVAIVSKVIGCGIGALIGGMSPREALRVGVGMIPRMGVELAMLAIAMKAGIVGSDAYLVIVLMIFLSTLVTPPLLKLAFRGQ; encoded by the coding sequence TTGATTGAGCTAATCCTCTACCTCGCGCTCATGCTCTTAACGGCGGAAACATTCGGCTGGCTGTTCTCGAGGATTGGACAGCCCGTGGTTCTCGGTCAGATAGTCGGAGGAATCCTCCTCGGGTTGGCGTTCCCGCCGACGGAGGAAGTGAAGGACATATCCATGATAGGCGTCCTGATGCTTCTCTTCCTGGCGGGCCTTGAGAGTAGCGTTGAAGAGCTCAAGAGCGCCGGTAAGAGTGGTTTTTCCGTCGCTTTCGTCGGTGTCGTTGTGGCCTTCGCAATGGGCTTTGGTATCGCTTACCCCTTCAAGGGCTTTGACCAGGCCCTCCTCTACGGCGCGCTGACGACTCCAACGAGCGTCAGCTTAACCGTCAGGGTTCTGATGGAGATGGATCGGCTGAAGAGCCGTGAGGGGACTACAATCCTCACCGCGGCGATAGTTGACGACATACTCGGCATAATCGTTCTGACGGTCGTCATATCGTCCCTCGTCTCCGGGGGCGTCAGCGTCGTCAGTCTCGTTGAAATCCTCGCCAAGGTTGGCATCTTCATAGCCCTGATGGTCTTCGCGATGCCGAGGGTTCTCGACTACGCCCTCAGGAAGGTCGTGAGGATAGGATTCGCCGATTCGACGGTTACCCTCTCAATGGCCGCCCTCTTCGCCTTCGCCTACCTTGCGGAGCACATGAACCTCGCCTCTATCCTGGGTGCATATCTACTCGGCCTCGCGCTGAGCGAAACCGAGTTCAGGAAGCCGATTTTCGAGCACTCCAGGATAATAGCCCACTCCGTCTTCGTCCCGCTGTTCTTCGTCGACGTCGGCATGAACATACCGGTTAAAGACCTCAAGAGTGCTGGGCTCTTTGCCATTCTCTTCAGCCTTGTGGCGATAGTGAGCAAGGTAATCGGCTGTGGAATCGGGGCGCTAATCGGTGGTATGAGCCCGAGGGAAGCCCTGCGCGTCGGCGTTGGAATGATTCCGAGAATGGGTGTCGAGCTCGCGATGCTGGCGATAGCGATGAAGGCCGGCATAGTCGGGAGCGATGCCTACCTCGTGATAGTCCTAATGATATTCCTGAGCACTCTGGTTACCCCACCACTCCTCAAGCTGGCCTTCAGGGGTCAGTAA
- a CDS encoding nascent polypeptide-associated complex protein, protein MMGMNPRQMKKLMRQFGIKMEEMEGVKEVVLKLEGKEIVLKDPVVTVMVVQGEKTYQIVPGSEEVREVIEIPEEDIELVMEQAGVDRETALKALKETKGDIAEAILKLSGD, encoded by the coding sequence ATGATGGGAATGAACCCCAGGCAGATGAAGAAGCTCATGCGCCAGTTCGGAATAAAGATGGAGGAGATGGAGGGCGTTAAGGAGGTCGTTCTTAAGCTTGAGGGCAAAGAAATCGTCCTTAAGGACCCCGTCGTTACCGTCATGGTCGTCCAGGGCGAGAAGACCTACCAGATTGTCCCCGGGAGCGAGGAAGTAAGGGAGGTCATAGAGATTCCAGAGGAGGACATCGAGCTCGTCATGGAGCAGGCCGGCGTTGACAGGGAAACCGCGCTTAAAGCGCTGAAAGAAACGAAAGGGGACATAGCGGAGGCAATCCTCAAGCTGAGCGGGGACTGA
- a CDS encoding carboxymuconolactone decarboxylase family protein, which produces MENTEVEVKLKEIEELLDRLGKEHPKEIAAFSRFLRETLDNKALTTREKELIALALGIAQGCEWCIYLHTQKALEAGAKPEELIEAGLVAVLMAGGPALMHLIPLMKAIEKFKKE; this is translated from the coding sequence ATGGAGAACACAGAGGTTGAGGTCAAGCTTAAGGAGATTGAGGAGCTCCTCGACAGGCTCGGGAAGGAGCACCCAAAGGAGATTGCCGCGTTCTCAAGGTTCCTCCGCGAGACCCTTGACAACAAGGCCCTTACAACCAGGGAAAAAGAGCTCATAGCTCTCGCCCTCGGTATTGCCCAGGGCTGTGAGTGGTGCATCTACCTCCACACCCAGAAGGCTTTGGAGGCGGGAGCGAAGCCGGAGGAGCTCATCGAGGCCGGCCTCGTCGCGGTGCTGATGGCCGGAGGACCGGCGTTAATGCACCTCATACCGCTCATGAAGGCAATAGAGAAGTTCAAGAAGGAGTGA
- the otg gene encoding methylated-DNA--protein-cysteine methyltransferase, with protein MLAVERFRVNGRDVWIGVIFHGRIQGISFAFTRGELLERIRNLAEFLRRRNVGVSLDVQPSNYTELVYRVMIGELDNEKALLELSFGGVTPFERRVYEWLTKNVKRGAVITYGSLAKALGTSPRAVGGAMKRNPYPIIVPCHRVVASDGIGYYSSGIEEKKFLLELEGVKEWTS; from the coding sequence ATGCTCGCGGTGGAGAGGTTTAGGGTCAACGGCCGGGACGTCTGGATTGGGGTAATCTTTCACGGGAGGATTCAGGGAATCAGCTTCGCCTTCACGAGGGGTGAGCTTTTGGAGAGAATCAGAAATCTCGCCGAGTTCCTGCGGAGGAGAAACGTTGGCGTTTCACTCGATGTCCAGCCGAGCAATTACACCGAGCTCGTTTATCGCGTTATGATTGGGGAGCTCGATAACGAGAAAGCCCTGCTCGAGCTCTCCTTCGGGGGTGTAACGCCCTTTGAGAGACGCGTTTACGAGTGGCTCACGAAAAACGTTAAAAGAGGAGCCGTCATAACCTACGGTAGCCTTGCAAAAGCCCTGGGAACGTCGCCGAGAGCCGTCGGCGGGGCGATGAAAAGGAACCCTTACCCTATAATCGTTCCCTGCCACCGAGTTGTAGCGAGCGACGGCATAGGCTACTACAGCTCTGGGATTGAAGAAAAGAAGTTCCTGCTCGAACTTGAGGGGGTGAAAGAATGGACAAGCTGA
- a CDS encoding RNA methyltransferase, whose amino-acid sequence MISLVLVEPEGPANIGMIARTMKNFGFSRLVLVNPNLTEESYAYAVHAGDVLENAVIVDTFEEALELFDLAVGTTGKPGKRFIPYRAPLYPWELRETLKDYPGEVGLFFGRESIGLKNEELERLDIIVTIPTSEDYPVMNLAQAVAVILYELSKTTPEPSVEALKPATRDEKEALVRVWAELLNVLNYPKDEERRAVFVKVFRKAIGKAFLYGREVHTLIGPLRRAVKRLEEC is encoded by the coding sequence ATGATAAGCCTAGTTCTCGTCGAACCTGAGGGGCCGGCGAACATAGGTATGATTGCCAGGACGATGAAGAACTTCGGCTTCTCACGGTTAGTCCTCGTGAACCCGAACCTGACCGAGGAGAGCTACGCTTATGCCGTCCACGCGGGGGACGTCCTTGAAAACGCGGTCATAGTGGATACCTTTGAGGAAGCCTTAGAGCTATTCGATTTGGCCGTCGGGACAACTGGGAAGCCGGGAAAGAGGTTCATACCCTACCGTGCACCGCTTTATCCCTGGGAGCTGAGGGAAACCCTGAAGGACTACCCCGGTGAGGTCGGCCTGTTCTTCGGCCGGGAGAGCATAGGGCTTAAGAACGAGGAGCTTGAGAGGCTCGACATAATCGTCACGATTCCGACGAGCGAGGATTATCCCGTTATGAACTTAGCTCAGGCGGTAGCGGTTATACTCTACGAGCTTTCAAAGACCACTCCCGAACCATCTGTCGAAGCCCTAAAACCTGCGACGAGAGATGAAAAGGAGGCGCTCGTCAGAGTGTGGGCCGAGCTTTTAAACGTCCTCAACTACCCCAAGGACGAGGAGAGGCGAGCTGTCTTCGTTAAGGTGTTCAGGAAGGCAATCGGTAAGGCTTTCCTCTACGGGAGGGAGGTGCACACCCTCATAGGCCCGCTGAGAAGGGCCGTTAAGAGGCTGGAGGAATGCTGA
- a CDS encoding tetratricopeptide repeat protein, which produces MDKLKAYITGFLIAVLAVAGFIVYEWGFWKLVQVVLAIGFVGFTLALLFFTALTLYAESWKYGAVLAVLTAIAGYGSYLVLTWQNLKIVGAIIAFFILLFAFGIWYISEPDLSIADRFRSAEKLERMGRYKQAARKYEKTGNYEKAAEMYLKLGWLESAAWAYEKAGKYEKAAELYEKLYEKEKDTYYLKEAHEYWKKAGNMERAAKALEKYAEEEPWFWEDVAKLYEELGNEEKAREAWEKALEYYTKEAQEEGVFWEDVGNIARKLGREELAREAYQKFLEYCLKEAEEDPMWWKHVAEAYEYLGETEKAEEARKKYGEYRQRILKANEETSHFPEN; this is translated from the coding sequence ATGGACAAGCTGAAAGCCTACATAACCGGCTTCCTCATTGCTGTTTTGGCGGTAGCCGGCTTCATAGTCTACGAATGGGGCTTCTGGAAGCTGGTGCAAGTGGTCCTCGCGATAGGCTTCGTCGGTTTCACGCTCGCGCTGCTCTTCTTCACGGCGCTGACCCTCTATGCCGAGAGCTGGAAGTATGGTGCAGTTCTGGCAGTCCTGACGGCGATAGCGGGCTACGGCTCCTATCTCGTGCTCACATGGCAGAACCTCAAAATCGTCGGTGCTATAATAGCTTTCTTCATCCTGCTCTTCGCCTTTGGAATCTGGTACATAAGCGAGCCCGATTTGAGCATAGCAGACCGCTTCCGCTCGGCTGAAAAGCTTGAGAGGATGGGACGCTACAAGCAGGCCGCGAGGAAGTACGAGAAGACCGGAAACTACGAGAAAGCGGCTGAGATGTACCTGAAGCTCGGCTGGCTTGAGAGCGCGGCGTGGGCCTACGAGAAGGCCGGGAAGTACGAGAAGGCAGCTGAGCTCTATGAAAAGCTCTACGAGAAAGAGAAGGACACCTACTACCTGAAGGAGGCTCACGAGTACTGGAAGAAGGCTGGAAACATGGAGAGGGCCGCCAAGGCGCTTGAAAAGTACGCTGAGGAGGAGCCCTGGTTCTGGGAGGACGTGGCGAAGCTCTACGAGGAGCTCGGAAACGAGGAGAAGGCTAGGGAAGCCTGGGAGAAGGCCCTTGAGTACTACACCAAGGAGGCTCAGGAGGAGGGCGTATTCTGGGAGGACGTCGGCAACATAGCGAGGAAGCTCGGCAGAGAGGAGCTGGCCCGCGAGGCTTACCAGAAGTTCCTCGAGTACTGCCTCAAGGAGGCGGAGGAGGACCCGATGTGGTGGAAGCACGTTGCAGAGGCCTACGAGTACCTCGGTGAGACAGAGAAGGCAGAAGAAGCGAGGAAAAAGTACGGGGAGTACAGGCAGAGAATCCTTAAGGCCAACGAGGAGACCTCGCACTTCCCTGAGAATTAA